The Candidatus Bathyarchaeota archaeon genome includes a region encoding these proteins:
- a CDS encoding N-acetyltransferase has protein sequence MPIIVRRATIKDLEMLYKIERECFTLEAFTKQHIAFLLENPRNIRLAAWENNEIAGFIIGLIQNFNETRIGRVYTLDVAVKHRRKGVGLKLLNEIEQVFIEKGVKNCYLEARTGNVAARELYRKHGYTKVKQLKDYYSKGVHGVLLVKKLL, from the coding sequence TTGCCTATCATCGTACGACGAGCAACAATCAAGGATTTGGAAATGCTTTATAAAATTGAAAGAGAATGCTTCACTCTAGAGGCGTTCACAAAACAGCACATAGCCTTTCTTCTAGAAAACCCGCGTAACATCAGGTTAGCCGCGTGGGAGAACAACGAGATTGCAGGCTTCATCATTGGCTTAATTCAGAATTTTAATGAAACAAGAATTGGCCGTGTATATACATTGGACGTTGCAGTTAAACACAGAAGAAAAGGGGTTGGGCTGAAACTTCTTAACGAGATTGAACAAGTGTTCATCGAAAAAGGTGTTAAGAACTGTTATCTTGAGGCTCGTACAGGCAACGTGGCAGCACGGGAACTTTACCGCAAACATGGATATACGAAGGTTAAACAGTTAAAAGATTATTATTCCAAAGGAGTTCATGGGGTTCTACTGGTAAAGAAGCTACTTTAG